The Moraxella nasicaprae sequence TTTGATGTCGTAGGCTTTGTTATAGATTATCAAGGGGTCGTGCTGTCGTGCGATTGGATTGAAAATGCGTTTTTGGCAGAATGAATCACATCATCTTTTTTCCGTGAACGAATCGGGTATCATTATGAAACATATTTTGGCAACGACAGTGGCTGTGCTTAGCTTGGCTTTGGCAGGCTGTATGAGTACACAATCGGATTTGACAGGTTATGGTGCAGATGCGATGGGTCGCACCATTCCCGAGCGTATCAGCGATAGCAGTATTGAGATTACCGCTCGCAGAAACCTTGCCACCGTACCAGGTGTGAATGAAAATAATGTGCGAGTGGCGATTGACAGCTATCGCCGAGAAGTGCTTTTGACGGGCGAAGTGCCATCAGAGGAGATTAAGACAGAGATTGCTCGCACCATCGATTCGATGAAAGATGTCGAAAAAGTATATAATTATTTGACCGTGACTGACACGCCAAAAAGCCAAAGCCATACGGTTCACGAAAACTATCTGCGTGCCAAGATTAACGCTCGCTTACTTGCCAATCGTGAAATTAAATCATCACAATATCAGATTGTGGTCAGAGATCGCACCGCTTATGTGATGGGCTATATCACGCCACAACAGCAAGATTATATTTTACAAGCCATTCAGG is a genomic window containing:
- a CDS encoding BON domain-containing protein — translated: MKHILATTVAVLSLALAGCMSTQSDLTGYGADAMGRTIPERISDSSIEITARRNLATVPGVNENNVRVAIDSYRREVLLTGEVPSEEIKTEIARTIDSMKDVEKVYNYLTVTDTPKSQSHTVHENYLRAKINARLLANREIKSSQYQIVVRDRTAYVMGYITPQQQDYILQAIQDTPGMAMAVTLTTIVSDGISTDIAASTSGDTYGGVVTLEDTEAAALQSISTPNATTEAPSNSMPVFDNAQ